From a region of the Mobula hypostoma chromosome 6, sMobHyp1.1, whole genome shotgun sequence genome:
- the gpm6bb gene encoding glycoprotein M6Bb isoform X3, producing the protein MKPALETTTPEDNHELSQESKGCFECCIKCLGGVPYASLVATILCFSGVALFCGCGHVALTKVERIVTVYFSNNSSDHDLLCDVIQMMQYVIYGVASFFFLYGIILLAEGFYTSSAVKEIHGEFKTTVCGRCISGMFVFLTYVLGIAWLGVFGFSAVPVFIYYNMWSACQTINSPPANLTTAIDDICVDVRQFGIIPWNAYPGKACGSNLTTICSTSEFDLSYHLFIVACAGAGATVIALLIYMMATTYNFAVLKFKSREDCCTKF; encoded by the exons GTTGCTTTGAATGCTGTATTAAGTGCCTTGGAGGGGTTCCATATGCGTCGCTGGTGGCAACGATCTTGTGTTTTTCTGGCGTGGCGCTGTTCTGCGGCTGTGGTCATGTGGCCCTTACCAAGGTGGAGAGGATCGTTACAGTGTACTTCTCCAACAACTCCAGTGACCACGACTTATTATGTGACGT AATCCAAATGATGCAGTATGTCATCTATGGAGTTGCCTCGTTCTTCTTCCTGTACGGAATTATCCTCCTGGCAGAAGGCTTTTACACCTCAAGTGCTGTTAAAGAAATCCATGGCGAGTTCAAAACAACTGTGTGTGGACGCTGCATCAGTGGAATG TTTGTTTTTCTGACCTACGTGTTGGGAATAGCCTGGCTGGGAGTCTTTGGCTTCTCTGCTGTCCCAGTCTTCATTTATTACAACATGTGGTCAGCTTGTCAGACCATCAACTCCCCACCGGCCAACCTGACAACGGCGATTGATGACATCTGTGTAGATGTCCGACAGTTTG GTATTATACCCTGGAATGCTTACCCTGGCAAAGCTTGTGGCTCAAACTTGACCACTATCTGCAGCACATCTGAG TTTgatttgtcctatcatctgttcATCGTAGCTTGTGCTGGAGCTGGTGCGACTGTCATTGCACTG CTCATCTACATGATGGCTACCACATATAACTTTGCTGTTTTGAAGTTTAAGAGTCGAGAAGACTGCTGCACAAAATTCTAA